In Lathamus discolor isolate bLatDis1 chromosome 1, bLatDis1.hap1, whole genome shotgun sequence, the following are encoded in one genomic region:
- the LOC136012908 gene encoding histone H2B 1/2/3/4/6-like, which yields MKVGNGNAPHLHEGAIKMWPPNQCAVLLSLVFRFLLLGSVRQALAAMPEPAKSAPAPKKGSKKAVTKTQKKGDKKRKKSRKESYSIYVYKVLKQVHPDTGISSKAMGIMNSFVNDIFERIAGEASRLAHYNKRSTITSREIQTAVRLLLPGELAKHAVSEGTKAVTKYTSSK from the coding sequence ATGAAAGTAGGCAACGGGAATGCTCCTCATTTGCACGAGGGTGCTATAAAGATGTGGCCCCCGAATCAGTGCGCTGTGCTTCTTTCTCTGGTTTTTCGTTTCTTGCTGTTGGGATCAGTGAGGCAGGCGCTTGCTGCGATGCCTGAACCAGCAAAGTCCGCTCCTGCGCCCAAAAAGGGCTCCAAGAAAGCAGTGACAAAAACCCAGAAGAAAGGTGACAAGAAGCGCAAGAAGAGCCGTAAGGAGAGCTACTCCATCTACGTGTACAAGGTGCTGAAGCAGGTGCACCCCGACACTGGCATCTCCTCCAAGGCCATGGGCATCATGAATTCCTTCGTCAATGACATCTTCGAGCGCATCGCCGGTGAAGCCTCGCGCTTGGCGCACTACAACAAACGCTCCACCATCACCTCTCGGGAGATCCAGACGGCCGTGCGGCTCCTGCTGCCGGGTGAGCTGGCCAAGCATGCAGTCTCCGAGGGTACCAAGGCTGTCACCAAGTACACCAGCTccaagtaa
- the LOC136012901 gene encoding histone H1.01, which translates to MSETAPAAAPDAPAPGAKAAAKKPKKAAGGSKARKPAGPSVTELITKAVSASKERKGLSLAALKKALAAGGYDVEKNNSRIKLGLKSLVNKGTLVQTKGTGASGSFRLNKKPGEVKEKPSKKRATAAKPRKPAAKKPASAAKKPKKAAAVKKSPKKAKKPAAAAAKKAAKSPKKAAKAGRPKKAAKSPAKAKAVKPKAAKPKATKPKAAKAKKAAPKKK; encoded by the coding sequence ATGTCCGAGACTGCTCCTGCCGCCGCCCCCGACGCGCCGGCTCCCGGTGCCAAGGCCGCCGCCAAGAAGCCGAAGAAAGCGGCGGGCGGTTCCAAAGCCCGGAAGCCTGCTGGTCCTAGCGTCACCGAACTGATCACCAAGGCCGTGTCCGCCTCCAAGGAGCGCAAGGGACTCTCCCTTGCCGCACTCAAGAAGGCGCTGGCCGCCGGCGGCTATGATGTGGAGAAGAACAACAGCCGCATCAAGCTGGGGCTCAAGAGCCTCGTCAATAAAGGTACACTGGTGCAGACCAAGGGCACCGGTGCCTCCGGCTCTTTCCGGCTCAACAAGAAACCGggagaagtgaaagaaaagcctTCCAAGAAGCGAGCGACCGCAGCCAAGCCCAGAAAGCCGGCGGCCAAGAAGCCTGCCAGCGCCGCTAAGAAGCCCAAAAAAGCTGCGGCGGTGAAGAAGAGTCCTAAGAAAGCTAAGAAACCGGCGGCTGCTGCGGCCAAGAAGGCGGCCAAGAGCCCCAAGAAAGCAGCCAAGGCAGGTCGCCCGAAGAAGGCAGCGAAGAGCCCCGCCAAGGCTAAAGCAGTGAAGCCCAAAGCAGCTAAACCCAAGGCAACCAAGCCAAAAGCAGCCAAGGCAAAGAAGGCGGCGCCcaagaaaaagtaa
- the LOC136012936 gene encoding histone H2A-IV codes for MSGRGKQGGKARAKAKSRSSRAGLQFPVGRVHRLLRKGNYAERVGAGAPVYLAAVLEYLTAEILELAGNAARDNKKTRIIPRHLQLAIRNDEELNKLLGKVTIAQGGVLPNIQAVLLPKKTDSHKAKAK; via the coding sequence ATGTCCGGGCGCGGGAAGCAGGGCGGCAAGGCGCGTGCCAAGGCTAAGTCGCGCTCGTcgcgggcagggctgcagttcccCGTGGGCCGCGTCCACCGCCTGCTGCGCAAGGGCAACTACGCGGAGCGGGTGGGCGCCGGCGCTCCCGTGTACCTGGCAGCCGTGCTGGAGTACCTGACGGCCGAGATCCTGGAGCTGGCGGGCAACGCGGCCCGCGACAACAAGAAGACGCGCATCATCCCGCGGCACCTGCAGCTCGCCATCCGCAACGACGAGGAGCTCAACAAGCTGCTGGGCAAGGTGACGATCGCGCAGGGTGGTGTGCTGCCCAACatccaggctgtgctgctgcccaagAAAACCGACAGCCACAAagccaaagcaaaataa